Proteins found in one Arachis stenosperma cultivar V10309 chromosome 8, arast.V10309.gnm1.PFL2, whole genome shotgun sequence genomic segment:
- the LOC130945039 gene encoding mitogen-activated protein kinase homolog NTF3 has protein sequence MATQVEPPNGIKVEGKHYYSMWQTLFEIDTKYVPIKPIGRGAYGIVCSSVNRETNEKVAIKKIQNAFENRIDALRTLRELKLLRHLHHENVIALRDIMMPTNRSSFKDVYLVYELMDTDLHQIIKSSQALSNDHCQYFLFQLLRGLKYLHSANILHRDLKPGNLLINANCDLKICDFGLARTNSSKDQFMTEYVVTRWYRAPELLLCCDNYGTSIDVWSVGCIFAELLGRKPIFPGSECLNQLKLIVNILGSQREEDIEFIDNPKAKRFIKSLPYSPATPFSRLYPQAPPLAIDLLAKMLVFDPTKRISVTEALQHPYMAPLYDPNSDAPAIIPIDLDIDEDLGEEKIREMIWREMLHYHAESAMGNAPLCS, from the exons ATGGCGACTCAGGTTGAGCCTCCAAATGGGATCAAGGTTGAAGGGAAGCATTATTATTCCATGTGGCAAACCCTTTTCGAGATTGACACAAAATATGTCCCCATCAAGCCTATTGGCCGAGGAGCATACGGAATTGTTTGCTCTTCCGTGAATAGAGAGACCAATGAGAAAGTTGCAATCAAGAAGATACAGAACGCCTTCGAAAATCGCATTGATGCGCTGAGAACTCTGCGTGAACTGAAACTTCTTCGGCACCTTCATCACGAAAATGTAATTGCTTTAAGAGACATCATGATGCCTACTAACAGGAGTAGTTTTAAGGATGTCTATCTGGTGTATGAACTCATGGACACAGATCTACATCAGATTATTAAGTCTTCTCAAGCATTATCTAACGATCACTGTCAATATTTCCTCTTTCAG TTGCTTCGGGGCTTAAAATATCTTCACTCGGCCAACATTCTTCATCGTGACCTGAAACCCGGGAATCTTCTGATCAATGCAAATTGTGATCTAAAAATATGTGATTTTGGTTTAGCACGCACCAACAGCAGCAAGGACCAGTTTATGACTGAGTATGTTGTCACCCGATGGTATAGAGCTCCAGAGCTCCTACTCTGCTGCGACAACTATGGGACGTCTATTGATGTTTGGTCTGTGGGGTGCATCTTTGCAGAGCTTCTTGGACGGAAGCCTATTTTCCCAGGTTCGGAATGTCTCAACCAGCTAAAACTGATTGTCAACATCCTTGGCAGTCAAAGGGAGGAAGACATCGAATTCATCGATAATCCAAAGGCAAAGAGGTTCATCAAATCTCTTCCATATTCTCCGGCAACCCCCTTTTCCCGACTCTACCCACAAGCCCCCCCATTGGCAATCGATCTGCTGGCCAAGATGCTTGTTTTTGATCCAACTAAGAGAATCAGCGTCACTGAAGCGCTGCAACACCCTTACATGGCCCCTTTGTATGATCCTAATTCTGATGCCCCTGCCATCATTCCGATTGATCTTGACATCGATGAGGATCTTGGAGAGGAGAAGATTAGGGAGATGATATGGAGGGAAATGCTTCATTATCATGCTGAATCTGCTATGGGAAATGCACCCTTGTGCTCATAA